One stretch of Marinitoga hydrogenitolerans DSM 16785 DNA includes these proteins:
- a CDS encoding citrate/2-methylcitrate synthase, with protein MDIDFDVKHGLEGVAVAISSISYIDGEKGKLVYRGFEIEDLVENSHFEETAYLIWFSSLPNENEIDFITSMLAKKRTLPKKIIEMMKSFPKNAHPMGVLRSVVSLLGMYSKKDSSTLENAINLTAKIPTIIAYWYRIKNNLPLIPPKESLKHSENFLYMMFGEIPKHSDLFDKALILHLEQGMNASTFASTVTASTLSDIYSIITTAIGTLKGPLHGGANEKVLNMFKEIKSVENVEPYIYTLISNKEKIMGFGHRIYKTYDPRAKILKHWIKDLFLKDNVEYFEIALKVEEIVIKEFKEKKIFPNVDFYSGILYNYFNIPSEFFTTIFAMARIVGWTAHAMEYRKNNRIFRPRSIYNGPKGLKYKEVKGVEKNG; from the coding sequence ATGGATATTGATTTTGATGTAAAACATGGCTTAGAAGGTGTTGCTGTTGCTATTAGTTCAATATCTTATATTGATGGTGAAAAAGGAAAACTGGTTTATAGAGGTTTCGAAATAGAAGATCTGGTAGAAAATTCACATTTCGAAGAAACTGCTTATTTAATATGGTTTAGTTCTTTACCAAATGAAAATGAAATTGATTTTATTACTTCAATGTTAGCAAAAAAAAGAACCTTACCAAAAAAAATTATAGAAATGATGAAATCATTTCCAAAAAATGCTCATCCTATGGGTGTTTTAAGAAGTGTTGTTTCTTTATTGGGAATGTATTCTAAAAAAGATAGTTCTACTTTAGAAAATGCTATTAATCTAACTGCTAAAATACCAACTATTATTGCATATTGGTATAGAATAAAAAATAATCTCCCATTAATCCCACCAAAAGAATCTTTAAAACATTCTGAAAACTTTTTGTATATGATGTTTGGTGAAATTCCAAAACACTCTGATTTATTTGATAAAGCTTTGATACTACATTTAGAACAGGGAATGAATGCTTCAACATTCGCATCTACTGTTACAGCATCAACATTATCAGATATATATTCAATTATTACTACTGCCATAGGAACTTTAAAAGGCCCTTTACATGGGGGAGCAAATGAAAAAGTTTTAAATATGTTTAAAGAAATTAAATCCGTAGAAAACGTTGAACCTTACATATACACTTTAATATCAAACAAAGAAAAAATCATGGGATTTGGACATAGAATATATAAGACGTATGATCCAAGAGCTAAAATACTAAAACACTGGATAAAAGACTTATTTCTAAAAGATAATGTTGAATATTTTGAAATCGCTTTAAAAGTTGAAGAAATTGTAATTAAAGAGTTCAAAGAGAAAAAAATTTTTCCAAATGTAGATTTTTATTCTGGAATATTATACAACTATTTCAATATTCCTTCAGAATTTTTCACAACAATATTTGCTATGGCTAGAATAGTTGGTTGGACAGCTCATGCCATGGAGTATAGAAAAAACAATAGAATATTTAGACCAAGATCTATTTATAACGGACCTAAAGGATTGAAATATAAAGAAGTGAAAGGAGTTGAAAAGAATGGGTAA
- a CDS encoding 3-isopropylmalate dehydratase large subunit, with translation MGKNLAEKILSEHVGRDVVPGEIIVADVDLAFVQDGTGPLTVDQFNYLNFDDVKIKSFVFIDHASPSPRKELSNTQTKLRNFCKKTSANIYDIGEGISHQIVAEKHAKPGDIVVGADSHSCTAGALGAFATGMGSTDIALAYGLGKVWLKVPNSFKIILNGKLPFGVYAKDIILYLIGMIGADGATYKALEFAGDGVKNLSMESRLTISNMAVEAGAKVGLFPTDEITKEYLKSQGREKDFKELSPDEDAKYEKIIEIDVSKIEPQIAFPHTVDNTKNIKEAIGIKIDQVYIGTCTNGRIEDLRVVASILKGKRKAKDVRLIIAPASKDVYLQALKEGLINIFIETGATILPPGCGPCVGVHAGVPADGEKLLSTQNRNFHGRAGNPNSEIYLSSPAVAAATAITGYITDPREVLK, from the coding sequence ATGGGTAAAAATTTAGCTGAAAAAATTTTAAGTGAGCATGTGGGACGAGATGTTGTTCCTGGTGAAATAATTGTTGCAGATGTTGATTTAGCTTTTGTTCAAGATGGCACAGGACCTTTAACTGTTGATCAATTTAATTATTTAAACTTTGATGATGTGAAAATTAAATCTTTTGTTTTTATAGATCATGCTTCACCTAGTCCAAGAAAAGAATTATCAAACACGCAAACCAAATTAAGAAATTTCTGCAAAAAAACTTCTGCTAATATATATGATATTGGAGAAGGAATCTCACATCAAATCGTAGCTGAAAAACATGCTAAACCAGGTGATATTGTGGTAGGAGCTGATTCTCATTCTTGTACGGCTGGCGCATTAGGGGCTTTTGCTACAGGAATGGGTTCAACTGATATTGCTCTAGCTTATGGCTTAGGAAAGGTCTGGTTAAAAGTTCCTAATTCATTTAAAATTATATTAAATGGAAAATTACCTTTTGGTGTATATGCAAAAGATATTATTTTATATTTAATCGGAATGATCGGTGCAGATGGTGCAACATATAAAGCTTTAGAATTTGCAGGTGACGGAGTTAAAAATTTATCCATGGAATCACGCTTAACCATATCTAATATGGCTGTAGAGGCTGGTGCTAAAGTGGGATTATTTCCTACTGATGAAATAACTAAAGAATATTTAAAATCACAAGGTAGAGAAAAGGATTTTAAAGAATTATCTCCTGATGAAGATGCTAAATATGAAAAAATTATTGAAATAGATGTATCAAAAATCGAACCACAAATCGCATTTCCTCATACAGTAGACAACACAAAGAACATTAAAGAAGCTATTGGAATAAAAATAGACCAAGTTTATATCGGAACATGTACAAACGGAAGAATTGAAGATTTAAGAGTAGTTGCTTCAATATTAAAAGGAAAAAGAAAAGCAAAAGATGTTAGATTAATTATTGCTCCTGCTTCTAAAGATGTATACTTACAAGCATTAAAAGAAGGTCTAATAAACATATTTATAGAAACTGGCGCAACAATTTTACCTCCAGGTTGCGGCCCATGTGTTGGTGTTCATGCTGGTGTTCCAGCAGATGGAGAAAAATTATTATCCACACAAAACAGAAACTTTCACGGTAGAGCTGGTAATCCAAATTCAGAAATCTATTTATCTTCTCCTGCCGTGGCAGCAGCAACAGCCATTACAGGATATATCACTGATCCAAGGGAGGTGTTGAAATGA
- a CDS encoding 3-isopropylmalate dehydratase small subunit: MLKGRVWRFGDNISTDHIAPGRYFHLRSNLKELAKHVLEDAREDFAQKIEKGDIIVGGQNFGLGSSREHAPRIIKVAGISCVIAKSFARIFYRNSINIGLPVIELKEIDEINEGDILEIDTEKGIIKNITQEKIYTFIPFPKFINSILEIGGIDEYIKKYGNYGV; this comes from the coding sequence ATATTAAAAGGGAGAGTTTGGAGATTTGGTGACAATATTTCTACAGATCATATAGCTCCTGGAAGATATTTCCATTTGCGCTCTAATCTCAAAGAACTGGCAAAACATGTCTTAGAAGATGCAAGGGAAGATTTTGCGCAAAAAATTGAAAAAGGGGATATTATTGTTGGAGGGCAAAATTTCGGATTAGGTTCTTCAAGAGAACATGCTCCAAGAATTATTAAAGTTGCTGGAATTTCATGTGTCATAGCAAAATCCTTTGCCAGAATTTTTTATAGAAATTCTATCAATATAGGATTACCTGTAATTGAATTAAAAGAAATCGATGAGATAAATGAGGGGGATATATTAGAAATAGATACAGAAAAAGGTATTATCAAAAATATAACTCAAGAAAAAATATATACATTTATCCCTTTTCCAAAATTTATAAATTCAATATTAGAAATTGGTGGTATTGATGAATATATAAAAAAATATGGGAATTATGGTGTGTGA
- the proC gene encoding pyrroline-5-carboxylate reductase, which yields MNIGIIGVGNIGGMILDTLYNEKNNFNIINRTRSKIKKYENIKNITICKSIKDVYKNSKFIFIAVKPQHIDEVFEEISKIEEKENYIISTAAGKELKEITEKTGKSNVVRIMPTIVSKIGKGVTAITFSQAIEKDIKKEIIELMKPLGKMLELEEEKFDAFTILNSSGPAFVAFILESFIEGAINIGLHAETAKDIVLKTFEGSIKFIEKENIELSELKYKVSSPGGVTIKGLYELEQKGVKGAIMKSVYESYLKNKKL from the coding sequence ATGAATATTGGAATAATAGGTGTCGGAAATATAGGTGGTATGATTTTAGACACGTTATATAATGAAAAAAATAATTTTAATATAATTAATAGAACAAGATCAAAAATAAAAAAATATGAAAATATAAAAAATATTACTATTTGTAAATCAATAAAAGATGTTTATAAAAATTCTAAATTTATCTTTATTGCAGTAAAACCTCAACATATCGATGAAGTCTTTGAAGAAATTTCTAAAATTGAAGAAAAAGAAAATTACATAATAAGTACTGCTGCTGGAAAAGAATTAAAAGAAATCACTGAAAAAACAGGAAAAAGTAATGTTGTAAGAATAATGCCTACAATAGTCTCAAAAATAGGAAAAGGTGTAACTGCTATTACCTTTAGTCAAGCAATAGAAAAAGATATAAAAAAGGAAATTATAGAATTGATGAAACCACTTGGAAAAATGTTAGAGTTAGAAGAAGAAAAGTTTGATGCTTTTACTATATTAAATAGCAGCGGACCTGCTTTCGTTGCTTTTATACTTGAAAGTTTTATAGAAGGTGCTATAAACATAGGACTACATGCTGAAACTGCTAAAGATATTGTTTTAAAAACATTTGAAGGTTCAATTAAATTCATAGAAAAAGAAAACATTGAACTATCAGAATTAAAATACAAAGTTTCATCACCTGGTGGCGTTACTATAAAAGGATTATACGAACTCGAACAAAAGGGTGTGAAAGGCGCTATTATGAAATCAGTATATGAATCATATTTAAAAAACAAAAAATTGTGA
- a CDS encoding glutamate-5-semialdehyde dehydrogenase, whose protein sequence is MSELLDKAKKIKKASEILKKMNAAEKNKTIMEIAKEIKKNKDYILKENQKDVLLAEKKGLKKSLVDRLVLNEKRIQGMINACNTVINLKDPVGEIFDSFLRDDGLRISKVRVPLGVIGIIYESRPNVTLEATILSLKSGNTVLLRGGSDAINSNKAIVKTIKSGLKKSNIPESVIEIIEDTNRDIVNEMLKLNDYIDLIIPRGGKGLIDFVVKNATVPVLETGVGICHIFVDESADIKKSIDIIDNAKTQRPGTCNTVETVLIHKNIAEKILPGLKNRLEEKNVEIRGCEETLKIINVKKATEEDWKTEYLDLILSIKIVNEIDEAINHIKTYSTGHSESILTENYFNAMKFINEIDSAAVYINASTRFTDGGEFGLGAEMGISTQKMHARGPVGLKELTTYKYLIFGNYNVRE, encoded by the coding sequence GTGAGTGAATTACTTGATAAAGCCAAAAAAATAAAAAAAGCCTCTGAAATCTTAAAAAAAATGAATGCTGCAGAAAAAAATAAGACTATTATGGAAATAGCTAAAGAAATTAAAAAAAATAAAGATTACATACTCAAAGAAAACCAAAAAGATGTTTTATTAGCAGAAAAAAAAGGATTAAAAAAATCGTTAGTTGATAGATTAGTTTTAAATGAAAAAAGAATTCAGGGAATGATTAATGCTTGTAATACTGTAATTAATTTAAAAGATCCTGTTGGAGAAATATTCGATTCTTTTTTAAGAGATGATGGATTAAGAATTAGTAAAGTAAGAGTACCTTTAGGCGTTATAGGAATAATTTATGAATCTAGACCTAATGTCACATTGGAAGCCACTATATTATCATTAAAATCTGGAAATACTGTATTATTAAGAGGTGGTTCTGATGCTATAAATTCAAATAAAGCTATAGTTAAAACCATTAAAAGTGGATTAAAAAAATCCAACATACCTGAAAGTGTCATTGAAATAATAGAAGACACGAATAGAGATATTGTAAATGAAATGCTAAAATTAAATGATTATATAGATTTAATTATACCAAGAGGTGGTAAAGGGTTAATAGATTTTGTTGTAAAAAATGCAACTGTTCCTGTTTTAGAAACCGGTGTTGGAATTTGCCATATATTCGTTGATGAATCTGCAGATATAAAAAAATCTATAGATATCATAGATAATGCTAAAACACAGCGACCTGGCACATGTAATACTGTTGAAACTGTTTTAATACACAAAAATATAGCCGAAAAAATATTGCCTGGTTTAAAAAACAGGTTAGAAGAAAAAAATGTAGAAATACGCGGCTGTGAAGAAACTTTAAAAATAATCAATGTTAAAAAAGCAACTGAAGAAGACTGGAAAACAGAATATCTTGATCTAATTTTATCAATTAAAATTGTAAACGAAATAGACGAAGCTATTAATCATATAAAAACATATTCAACAGGGCATTCAGAATCTATTCTAACAGAAAATTATTTTAACGCAATGAAATTTATAAACGAAATAGATTCAGCTGCTGTATACATAAATGCTTCAACAAGGTTTACAGATGGGGGGGAATTCGGACTTGGCGCAGAAATGGGGATAAGCACTCAAAAAATGCATGCAAGAGGCCCTGTAGGATTAAAAGAATTAACAACGTACAAATATTTAATTTTTGGAAATTATAACGTGAGGGAATAA
- the proB gene encoding glutamate 5-kinase, giving the protein MEKIVIKIGSNLLIKNNEINKRFIINLSSIISTLIDGGKKIVIVSSGANAAGLKYLNLHPLKSLSQKQALCAVGQVQLMKIYEQAFNFYNKKIAQILLTRDDFSNRYRFLNLKNTLIGLNQLNIIPIINENDTISIEEIKFGDNDLLSAYFAVGWGADGLIILTSVDGIYDKNGEIIDEYNDSINLLKLKKTSFGTGGINSKISAGKMASYSGIKTCICNGNYLENIKKFSSGENPGTIFLPNKKMKNKKAWIAFLSKSKGKIYVNEGAKDAILKRKSLLPVGIEKIEGDFTKGDPVNIFFKNKLIAKGLVNFTKDEIVSLKGKKSNEILKDFDYEEFIHADNLVIMN; this is encoded by the coding sequence ATGGAAAAAATTGTTATAAAAATAGGTAGCAATCTTCTTATAAAAAATAATGAAATTAATAAAAGATTTATAATTAATTTAAGTTCTATAATTTCGACTTTAATCGACGGAGGAAAAAAAATTGTTATTGTATCTTCTGGAGCAAATGCAGCTGGATTAAAATATTTAAATTTACACCCTTTAAAAAGCTTATCACAAAAACAAGCGTTATGTGCTGTTGGGCAGGTTCAATTGATGAAAATATACGAACAGGCTTTCAACTTTTATAATAAAAAAATAGCACAAATATTATTAACAAGAGATGATTTTTCTAACAGATATAGATTTTTAAATTTAAAAAACACTCTTATAGGTTTAAACCAATTAAATATTATTCCTATAATAAATGAAAATGATACTATATCAATTGAAGAAATTAAATTTGGAGATAATGATTTACTTTCAGCTTATTTCGCTGTTGGTTGGGGTGCTGATGGATTAATAATATTAACTTCTGTTGATGGAATTTATGATAAAAATGGCGAGATAATTGATGAATACAACGATTCTATAAACTTATTAAAATTAAAGAAAACTTCATTTGGAACTGGAGGAATTAATTCAAAAATATCTGCAGGAAAAATGGCTTCATATTCAGGAATAAAGACATGTATATGTAATGGAAATTATTTAGAAAATATTAAAAAATTTAGTTCAGGTGAAAATCCCGGAACTATTTTTCTACCAAATAAAAAGATGAAAAACAAAAAAGCATGGATAGCTTTTCTTTCAAAAAGCAAGGGGAAAATATATGTTAATGAAGGTGCAAAAGATGCGATCTTAAAAAGGAAAAGCTTATTACCTGTTGGTATTGAAAAAATTGAAGGCGATTTCACAAAGGGAGATCCTGTTAATATTTTTTTCAAAAATAAATTAATCGCTAAAGGTTTAGTCAATTTCACAAAAGATGAAATCGTTTCTTTAAAGGGTAAAAAAAGTAATGAAATATTAAAGGATTTTGATTATGAAGAGTTTATTCATGCTGATAATCTGGTTATTATGAATTGA
- a CDS encoding NADP-dependent isocitrate dehydrogenase — protein sequence METITILYIEGDGIGPYIMNASINVWNKAVDYVYSGKKKIIWKEIYAGKKALKKFGSLLPDETLNLLKAYKVGIKGPLETPVGSGHRSLNVTLRQTLDLYACIRPVKYIKGIEAPVKNPEDVDIIIFRENTEDVYAGIEWEENSKESEEIINFLKERFRIKLNKSAIGIKPISEFKTKRLMKKAIKYAIENNRKKITIVHKGNIMKYTEGAFRKWCYEVSDEFKKSLDENQIEINDVIADNMFQQLLINPKNYDILITPNLNGDYLSDAAAAQVGGIGIVPGANIGDNIALFEPTHGTAPGIKNPEMANPTSLILSGVMMLEYIGFSEAANVIRNSLEKAILEGYVTQDISKNPEKALSTKEFTNKIIEYFSKN from the coding sequence ATGGAAACTATAACAATATTATATATAGAAGGCGATGGAATAGGTCCATACATAATGAATGCTTCTATAAATGTTTGGAATAAAGCCGTTGATTATGTTTATTCAGGAAAAAAGAAAATTATATGGAAAGAAATTTATGCTGGAAAAAAGGCCTTAAAAAAATTTGGTTCTCTTTTACCAGATGAAACACTTAACCTATTGAAAGCATACAAAGTTGGAATAAAAGGTCCTCTTGAAACACCTGTGGGAAGCGGTCATAGAAGCTTAAATGTCACATTAAGACAAACTTTAGATCTTTACGCATGTATAAGACCTGTAAAATACATTAAAGGTATTGAAGCTCCTGTGAAAAATCCAGAAGACGTTGATATAATAATTTTTAGAGAAAATACAGAAGATGTTTATGCTGGTATTGAATGGGAAGAAAACTCAAAAGAAAGCGAAGAAATAATTAATTTTTTAAAAGAGCGTTTTAGAATAAAATTAAACAAATCTGCAATAGGTATAAAACCCATTAGCGAGTTTAAAACCAAAAGATTAATGAAAAAAGCAATTAAATATGCCATTGAGAACAATAGAAAAAAAATAACCATAGTTCACAAGGGGAATATTATGAAATATACTGAAGGAGCTTTTAGAAAATGGTGTTATGAGGTTTCAGATGAATTTAAAAAATCATTAGATGAAAATCAAATAGAAATAAATGACGTTATTGCTGACAATATGTTCCAACAACTATTAATTAATCCTAAAAATTATGATATTTTAATAACTCCTAACCTAAATGGAGATTATTTATCAGATGCTGCAGCAGCACAAGTTGGAGGAATTGGAATAGTTCCTGGCGCTAATATCGGAGATAACATTGCATTATTTGAACCGACCCACGGAACGGCACCTGGAATTAAAAATCCAGAAATGGCTAATCCAACTTCACTTATTTTATCCGGAGTTATGATGCTAGAATATATCGGATTTTCAGAGGCTGCTAATGTAATAAGAAATTCACTCGAAAAAGCCATTTTAGAAGGATATGTTACTCAAGATATATCAAAAAATCCAGAAAAAGCTCTTTCAACAAAAGAGTTTACCAACAAAATAATAGAATATTTTTCTAAAAATTAA
- a CDS encoding RnfABCDGE type electron transport complex subunit D gives MMRRVLYALTPIYLFSLYFYGVKLVILSIVVFAGGILTEYIMEKRVNKKVSEAVLVTSLLFVLSLPPLTPWWIALTGIIFGVLFGKEVFGGFGRNPFNPAIVGRLFIYITFPNIMTYGWMEPGNFGINAITTATPLKLMRSGEGIFDVFKMFFGFRAGSIGESFIFLIILAAIYLIYTKTASWKIILSTFFSATILTYLFYFSGFINYPIQFLLSGSLLFVTVFMATDPISAPKNQMAHWYYGILIGSVTVLIRTFSLFPEGTSFAILLGNTFAPLMDELIKNKKKI, from the coding sequence ATGATGCGACGAGTTCTGTATGCGTTAACCCCAATTTATTTATTCTCTTTATATTTCTATGGGGTAAAATTGGTGATTTTAAGTATTGTAGTTTTTGCAGGAGGTATTTTAACAGAATATATCATGGAAAAACGCGTGAATAAAAAAGTTTCAGAAGCCGTTTTGGTAACTTCTTTGCTATTTGTATTATCCTTACCTCCATTAACTCCATGGTGGATAGCTTTAACAGGAATAATTTTTGGGGTATTATTTGGAAAAGAAGTTTTTGGTGGATTTGGAAGAAACCCTTTCAATCCAGCTATAGTGGGAAGATTATTTATTTATATTACATTTCCCAATATAATGACATATGGTTGGATGGAACCTGGAAATTTTGGTATTAACGCAATAACAACTGCAACACCTTTAAAATTAATGAGAAGTGGTGAAGGTATATTTGATGTATTTAAAATGTTTTTTGGATTTAGAGCTGGATCAATAGGGGAGAGTTTTATTTTTTTAATAATACTTGCTGCAATTTATCTTATTTACACAAAAACTGCTAGTTGGAAAATTATTTTATCAACCTTTTTTAGTGCTACTATTTTAACCTACCTTTTTTATTTTTCAGGTTTTATAAACTATCCTATTCAATTTTTACTATCTGGTAGTTTGCTTTTTGTTACGGTATTCATGGCAACAGATCCTATTAGTGCCCCAAAAAACCAAATGGCTCATTGGTATTATGGTATTTTAATTGGTAGTGTAACTGTATTAATAAGAACTTTTTCTTTATTTCCAGAGGGAACAAGTTTTGCTATTTTATTAGGCAATACTTTTGCACCTTTAATGGATGAACTCATTAAAAATAAGAAAAAAATATAA
- a CDS encoding FMN-binding protein, producing the protein MKDSKLYVILFTFIISFIFVFILALANELTKEKVKINEELFQRKAILSAMGIEYKDDNDAYNIFNEKIKVKKVNGIELYTSNVDGNDVYAVIFVGNGLWSTIRGVLAVDKNLTEIVGIDFITQSETPGLGGRIEEKWFKDQFRFEKIKDGKIHMIIGGIGKGDFDHENGEFEAITGATRTSESVALMLNKYLSILKDLLGGDLNE; encoded by the coding sequence ATGAAAGATAGTAAATTATATGTTATTCTATTCACCTTTATTATTTCTTTTATATTTGTTTTTATACTCGCCTTAGCAAATGAACTAACTAAAGAAAAAGTTAAAATAAATGAAGAATTGTTTCAAAGAAAAGCAATTTTATCTGCAATGGGAATAGAATATAAAGATGATAATGATGCTTATAACATTTTCAACGAAAAAATAAAAGTAAAAAAAGTAAATGGTATAGAATTATATACTTCAAATGTTGATGGAAATGATGTTTATGCTGTTATTTTCGTAGGAAATGGTTTATGGAGTACGATTAGAGGCGTTTTAGCTGTAGATAAAAATTTAACAGAAATAGTGGGAATTGACTTTATTACTCAAAGTGAAACTCCTGGTTTAGGTGGAAGAATAGAAGAAAAATGGTTTAAAGACCAATTTAGATTTGAAAAAATAAAAGATGGAAAAATACATATGATTATAGGCGGAATAGGAAAAGGTGACTTTGACCATGAAAATGGAGAATTTGAAGCAATCACCGGTGCAACAAGAACTTCTGAATCTGTTGCTTTAATGCTAAATAAATATTTGTCCATATTAAAAGACCTCTTAGGGGGGGATTTAAATGAGTGA
- a CDS encoding NADH:ubiquinone reductase (Na(+)-transporting) subunit D: MSEYNKILKENVWYNNPVFVQILGICSALAVTNNLTNTFIMTIAVSLVTAFSSLTVSIIKGLIPRKVRMIVQTLIIAFYVIIVDIVLRAYLPGISKSLGPYVGLIITNCIIMGRAEGFAQSNGPIVSFWDGFTSGIGYLVVLMVVAFFRELLGFGTLFGYRVLPEGFISWTIMLMAPSAFFMLAIFIWVAKGIMLRKEAK; encoded by the coding sequence ATGAGTGAATATAACAAAATATTAAAAGAAAACGTATGGTATAACAATCCTGTTTTTGTTCAAATTTTAGGTATTTGTTCTGCTTTAGCTGTAACTAATAATTTAACAAACACATTTATTATGACTATTGCTGTAAGTTTAGTAACAGCTTTTTCAAGTTTAACTGTATCTATTATCAAAGGTCTAATTCCTAGAAAGGTTAGAATGATTGTCCAAACGTTAATTATTGCTTTTTATGTTATTATTGTTGATATTGTTTTAAGAGCCTATTTACCAGGCATTAGTAAATCTTTAGGTCCATATGTTGGATTAATAATTACAAATTGTATTATTATGGGAAGAGCTGAAGGTTTTGCTCAATCAAACGGGCCAATTGTCTCATTTTGGGATGGATTTACTTCTGGAATTGGTTATTTAGTAGTATTAATGGTTGTTGCTTTTTTCAGAGAATTATTGGGTTTTGGAACTTTATTTGGTTATAGAGTTTTACCAGAAGGATTTATATCTTGGACTATTATGTTAATGGCTCCAAGTGCCTTTTTTATGCTTGCAATTTTCATATGGGTTGCAAAAGGAATAATGTTAAGAAAGGAGGCTAAATAA
- a CDS encoding Rnf-Nqr domain containing protein, whose amino-acid sequence MAPDISPFILFFASIFTSNILLANFLGMCSFISISKDITSSNGLGMAVTMVMTITTALNWIVYNKIIIPFGLEYLRYIIFIIVIAAVVQILEMLIDRLSPNLYMSLGIFLPLITVNCAILGVSLFMQLRYYTFIQSIFYGLGSGLGWWLAIMALAAIRKRVDKSPNVPAALKGPGLTLIIIGIMAMAFIGFSGMLNVQ is encoded by the coding sequence ATGGCTCCTGATATAAGCCCTTTCATATTATTTTTTGCATCTATTTTTACAAGCAATATATTATTAGCCAATTTTTTAGGAATGTGTTCTTTTATTTCAATATCAAAAGATATAACTTCATCAAATGGTTTAGGAATGGCCGTAACTATGGTTATGACAATAACAACAGCCTTAAATTGGATTGTATATAACAAAATTATTATTCCCTTTGGCTTGGAATATTTAAGATATATCATATTTATAATTGTAATTGCTGCTGTAGTACAAATACTTGAGATGCTTATAGACCGTTTATCTCCTAATTTATACATGAGTCTTGGTATCTTTTTACCTTTAATAACTGTTAATTGTGCAATACTAGGCGTTTCATTATTTATGCAATTAAGATATTATACTTTCATTCAATCTATTTTTTACGGACTTGGTTCTGGCCTTGGATGGTGGCTTGCTATTATGGCATTAGCAGCAATAAGAAAAAGAGTTGATAAAAGTCCTAATGTTCCTGCTGCTTTGAAAGGGCCTGGATTGACACTAATTATTATAGGTATTATGGCTATGGCATTCATAGGTTTTTCTGGAATGCTTAACGTACAGTAA